A genomic window from Prunus persica cultivar Lovell chromosome G2, Prunus_persica_NCBIv2, whole genome shotgun sequence includes:
- the LOC18786936 gene encoding nuclear pore complex protein NUP88: MRFSVDLQEAEADPGRSPTPKREEVEWVPLQNHPVFFPATGPVRDPTAARPLRNLLAWDGASRLYFWDSDKLCLHQISIRLGEPDPTSVLAASPSKVLQADVNPDFAVQKISINRNGSALLLSGSGGLCVMYLYGRTSNKDNATICRTVTVGSQIYLSGSNIIRILQVSWHPNSDTHLGILSSDSVFRIFDLSSDLIQPEQEYYLQPVQPGRSRNATSICPVDFSFGSDHLWDLFSVFILFNDGSVYILCPVIPFGSAYKWESIVEIYNDAQTFGLKSSNSVAVSNSNLAISWLEATFPAIADQETEGSDLYVLRAHPYALFDASLSLQGPLRKVCRDEDEEGSAFRGAECEGGAVSFLYNLVVKDSIMVTAWSGGQLQIDALADEIQPVWNVGSPPRLRVDSNDHIRGLAMICEPTPGKVSPVKLNQPLDSTLWLGHPPPLLRLAIVDLALPRKTKGGSLIMMFIDPLMLERIFTLHDGGIDSIVLHYLPFTNQISGKTETMRTPSVHPVLSTCQGEISSQAPLSGFVSLSDSFGCSWIVGVTGSRECIMLEMKTWNLLLPLQVDMEGKSLGLEEPKEKDMPDMISKELLVGPKVVLVPQTSPNVRSVSADSIEGRSMLHDYFKLFHENYVEYAHKVSFELKHHEPLLKKIIDDQHARLRDAQQKLLQVEEKQSKLENRIDSAIQLHNGLEERLKRLRKLPGPHKKPLSRAEREFKSELDLFSGVELDALHSSVNALTARLRRHAQSPKGNTSNQQRLISRRKDPVEESQVSQLKSSLEKLSLINSVNSKKVKLVESALRSLESSRS, from the exons ATGAGGTTCAGCGTCGACCTCCAGGAAGCGGAAGCGGACCCGGGCCGGTCCCCGACGCCCAAGAGAGAAGAAGTGGAGTGGGTCCCGTTGCAGAACCATCCGGTCTTCTTTCCCGCCACCGGCCCGGTCCGCGACCCGACCGCAGCTCGACCGCTCAGAAACCTCTTGGCCTGGGACGGAGCGTCTCGGCTTTACTTCTGGGACTCCGATAAGCTCTGCCTTCACCAGATCTCCATTCGCCTCGGCGAGCCCGACCCGACTTCCGTCCTCGCTGCATCGCCTTCTAAG GTGCTGCAAGCAGATGTAAATCCTGACTTTGCGGTTCAAAAAATCTCGATCAATAGGAATGGATCAGCGTTGCTTCTTTCTGGTTCAGGTGGTCTATGCGTTATGTATCTTTATGGGCGTACTTCCAACAAAGACAATGCAACGATTTGCAG GACTGTGACTGTTGGTTCACAAATCTACTTAAGTGGAAGCAATATCATACGTATTCTGCAAGTTTCATGGCACCCTAACAGTGACACCCATCTGGGAATTCTTTCCTCTGATTCAGTTTTCAG AATATTTGATTTGTCTTCAGATCTTATTCAACCAGAGCAAGAATATTATCTACAGCCTGTGCAACCAGGTAGATCCAGGAATGCAACATCAATTTGCCCGGTGGACTTCTCATTTGGGAGTGATCACCTGTGGGACTTGTTTAGT gttttcattttgttcaACGATGGTTCAGTTTACATCCTGTGTCCTGTTATACCATTTGGAAG TGCTTACAAGTGGGAATCCATAGTAGAGATCTATAATGATGCTCAGACATTTGGCCTGAAGTCATCCAACTCAGTGGCTGTTAGTAATTCAAATCTAGCTATTTCTTGGTTGGAAGCAACATTTCCAGCAATTGCTGACCAAGAAACAGAAGGATCAGATCTATATGTGTTAAGAGCTCATCCTTATGCTTTATTTGATGCATCACTCTCACTGCAG GGACCCCTGAGGAAAGTGTGTCGTGATGAGGATGAAGAAGGTTCGGCCTTTCGGGGTGCAGAATGTGAAGGTGGAGCAGTCagttttctttataatttagtTGTCAAAGACTCAATTATGGTGACTGCCTGGAGTGGTGGGCAATTGCAAATAGATGCTCTGGCTGATGAAATCCAACCGGTGTGGAATGTCGGCAGCCCACCTCGCCTTCGTGTTGATTCCAACGATCATATACGGGGTCTGGCAATGATTTGTGAGCCAACCCCAGGTAAGGTTTCACCTGTGAAGCTTAATCAACCTCTTGATAGCACTCTTTGGTTGGGGCACCCTCCCCCTCTGTTGAGACTGGCTATTGTGGATCTGGCTCTGCCTAGGAAAACAAAAGGCGGTTCTCTTATTATGATGTTTATTGATCCCCTCATGCTGGAAAGAATTTTCACCCTTCATGATGGAGGGATAGATTCAATAGTGTTGCATTATCTCCCGTTTACAAATCAGATCAGTGGCAAGACCGAGACCATGAGAACTCCTTCGGTTCATCCTGTTCTAAGCACATGCCAGGGAGAAATCTCCTCGCAAGCTCCACTTTCTGGTTTTGTGTCACTATCAGATTCATTCGGGTGCTCATGGATTGTGGGAGTCACTGGTTCTCGAGAATGTATCATGCTGGAGATGAAGACTTGGAACCTGTTGCTTCCTCTTCAAGTTGATATGGAGGGCAAATCTCTTGGCCTGGAAGaaccaaaagagaaagatatGCCAGATATGATAAGCAAAGAGCTCCTTGTTGGACCTAAGGTGGTTCTTGTTCCTCAGACCTCACCAAATGTGCGTTCTGTTTCTGCTGATTCTATTGAAGGTCGATCAATGCTTCATGATTACTTCAAGctttttcatgaaaattatGTGGAGTATGCACATAAG GTTTCCTTTGAACTGAAGCATCATGAACCTCTCTTGAAGAAGATAATTGATGACCAGCATGCTCGCTTACGTGATGCACAACAGAAGCTCTTGCAAGTAGAGGAGAAACAATCAAAATTGGAGAACAGGATTGATAGTGCAATCCAGCTGCACAATGGTCTGGAGGAGCGGTTGAAACGTTTGCGGAAATTGCCTGGGCCTCATAAAAAACCATTGTCCAGAGCTGAGCGAGAGTTCAAGTCTGAGCTTG ACCTCTTTTCCGGAGTTGAGTTGGACGCATTACATTCTTCCGTGAATGCTTTAACTGCAAGGTTGAGAAGGCACGCACAGTCGCCAAAGGGCAATACATCAAACCAACAAAGGCTGATATCAAGGAGGAAAGATCCTGTGGAAGAATCTCAAGTCTCCCAGCTGAAATCCTCACTTGAGAAACTTTCACTGATCAATAGTGTGAATTCAAAAAAGGTTAAGCTTGTTGAATCTGCATTAAGAAGTCTGGAAAGCAGCAGATCCTGA